From the genome of Brassica oleracea var. oleracea cultivar TO1000 chromosome C4, BOL, whole genome shotgun sequence:
AGATTGTATGCTTTACCTCTAATGGAATTATGAATCCAGGAAAGCCGCATGCCGGGTGCACTTCACCCTTCAGAAGCTCCATCATATGCTTAATGTTCTTTATTGCATCTTCAAATGTCAAACGACCCCATGGAAATGTTCTGCAAACATCCAAATCTTCCACGATCCTTAAGATGAACGGGTCTACTGGTCCGGAATCCTTTGCCTGTCCTCTGATAACCCGACCAAGGAAGAACAATGCTTTACCTGTAACAAAATTAAAAATCCAGGAAAGCCGCATGCCGGGTGCACTTCATCCTTCAAAAGCTCCATCATATGCTTGATGTTATTTATTGCATCCTCAAATGTTAGACGACCCCAAGGAAATGTTTTGCAAGCTTCCAAATCTTCCAAAATCCTTAAGATGAACAGGTCTACTGGTCCGGTATCCTTTGCATGTCCTCTGATAACCCGACCAAGGAAGAACAAAACAACCATCTTCAATCTATCATTACATGCCGTCTTCATAGACAACAACTTTTGCTCCACATCTGTTATGGTGATCTTCTTTAGTCCACCAAAGTAATAATCCACAAACTTTGTACCCTCGAGCTTCAAATACTTCCTCAGATACTCATGGCAGTCTAAACCAGAGATGAGGGCATGCTCCCTCATAGAATAGCGGATGGGCACACCATTCACAGTAAACCATGCAACATCTTCTTCTTCTTCAGTACGAATGGTGCGCATCAGTAACATCCACATTGCTTGGAGCTTCAAGTATTTTTCAGAAGGCATGTGGAAGAAATGACGAAACTGAGGATGGCTTGTGAACCATTTAACCTCCTCCTTAAGCTTCTTAATCACGTCGAATGTGTCCTTCACAGAGCACTTGGTTTGAATCATGCAAGTCTTCGTAAACTCTGTGCTCTTGAAATAAAATTCAAGGGGCTGTGGTGGTTGCCTTGCCTGCAATCATAATATATATATATATATATATATATTATGATTGCAGGCAAGGCAACCACCACAGCCCCTTGAATTTTATTTCAAGAGCACAGAGTTTACGAAGACTTGCGCAACAGACATGTCTTCACTTTCAGAATCAAGTGAGAGCGAAACTGCAGTCTTTTCTCTCACTCGAGTACTCTCTTCATGGACTACATTTTCTCCAACCTGCTCATTCCCATCTGAGACCGCCTTTCTAGCTCTAGTTCTAGTGGAGACTCCACCGGGTATACTAGATGGATTTTTTCTTTTCCGACCCTTTATTTCTTGTGCAAAATGTTAATCAAAACAACTCAATTACTTTATATGCAGTAGCAACATCAATAAAACTTCACCATGATTTTTATTTTTCCTTTTCTAGTAAAACCAAAAGAATATTATACCTCAGAGGGTTCACACAGATCAGGAGAGAGATCATCACTATTATTCCCGTCGGATTGCTCTTCCACATGCTCTTCTACAACAGGAGCAACGTTTTCTCGGGCTCTTGTGGAGTTCCCACTTTTCTTCTGAGTCAGGTTTTTTCTTTCACGCTTGCCTGCCATTATCTCCTTCCTCTGAACATCCAAAAATAACACAAACAACACACATTTATGCACAATCCAGAATAATTACTTTATGTAATCTCAAAACAATTCATTCACTCAAATTAATCTCCAATTTCTCCTAATTTTTATCTGACATAAATATCAAACAAGACGAAATCAAGGTTAAGAAATAACTTACAAAGATGAAGAATGTCGATTCGAGAGTCTTGATTAAAATAGAGGAAGAAGAAGAAAGGAGAAGAAACGATGAGTCTCGATTTAGGGTTTTTGTTGGAGAGAAGACAAGAGTCTATTTGTCGTCGTTTCTGAGAATCAAAATGAGAGGGGGGAGAACACGAGAGAAAGGGAGAGAGGAGAGAAGAAACTGAAACGCATCATTTAAGTTTATGAACTGGGTTATACCCGTATGTGTTTGAGTGGGTCGGGTTTGGGTGGTTCGATTATGTAATTATCTGATTTAGTTAGAGTTATAGAAGTATTTAACACGTTTTCGTATTTAAGAAAAATAGAAAACAAATTATATTTTAATGATGGGAGAAGTTAGAATTTTTCGAAGGTCCTAGGGGCTTCTGAGAATAAACTCCGACAAACTAGTAGAGAGACTAGACAGTGATCGATTACCAGACCAGAAATAGGATAACACAGCAGATGATATGTAATTCTTTCCATTCAGAAAATAATGTATAAGCTAATAGTCCTACTTAAAACACACATTCATTTGAATGTATTTTCTAACACACTTGGGGCAGATGCATTTGAAATGAAGCACGTGTATTTTCTAGTTGTTGCTGTTGGGCCACTTCCTTTTCTGTATTTATATATAACGTTATGAGCATAACTAAAACGTTATTTTCTGTTTGGTATGCCTAAAAGGTACAATACATGTTTGGTATGCGGTTTATTGTCTAACTAGGAAAAGAAAAGACCGCGCGGTGAATTTATATGAAAATAACTTAAGAAATATCGTTTGGAAAAATAAAATTTCTATTCTTGATCGAATTAATTTTTTTGACATTTTTTTGTTAATTACATAATTTGTTTACTGATAAGTTGATCTCATTTTTAAAAATATTTTAGGTCAAAAAATCACTTATCACATAAGAATCTAAAGTTTAGGCAGAAGAATTTTAGGCTTACTATTTGGTTACTATGAAACTATATCATCTCGGTTTTATATGATGATTTAACAATTTAAAAGTTAATCATGGTTATGAGAAATTTACGTTCACGTGTCAATCCTATCTATTTTCAATATTTTTCTTATTTTTGTGTCACTTTTTCATTTTGGTTATTTATCGATATAAATATTGATTTTTGAGTTTATTCTCATTTCGTTATTTTGTTTTTGCTTGAAATTTAAAAAAATGTTTAAAATTTAAAATTATTAAATAAATACATACTTATGTTAAGATCCGCGTCTTGTGCAGAATACATATTTTATATTTATTACTTATTTTATGTTTTTCTGCATATTATGAAATAATAAAATAATAATTATATATTAAATAACTAAGAAATCAGTTACTTATGTAATAAATTGGCGTGTGCATATAAATCAAACGACCGCTCTTGTTTATTCGCAGTCATTTTAGGGTAAATAAATCAAAACAATCAATCTTATCTATCATATATGATATATAATCAAATTTAAATGATTTTAATCTTATCTATCGTATATTATATATAATTAAATTTAAATGATATTAACATAGATAAACAGTATACTTTTAATATGTATATTTATTAAATGAGGTTTCTACTCATATGAGTTTATGATTATTTGATATTTGTATAACAAAATTTTACACCAACGAATTTTTTTAAATATGGAATGTTTAGTGGTTTCAATAATTTATAATCATTTTAAAAAACAATGAAGATTTCAAAATTAAAATATTAACTTTTCAATATATGTTCAACGCAAATATCAACATATAAGTATGTATTTTCATATGATGTATAGTTTAATTTAAACGATATGAAATATATATATATTAACATAAACACCTATTAAAATAAAATTATTTATTCATATGATTTTATAATCATTGTATCTTATTATAGAAAAAAATTTAAACCATGATCACAAAATTTTATGTGAGAGTTTTAACAGTTTTAGTAATTTATACTCGTTTTGAAAAATTCAAAATACAACATATACAAAAAAAAATCTAAATTTTTATTATATGATTAATGTAATTGTGTAATTTATTTTAATAATAAATAATTAAACAAAAATGATAGAAAATATACATATTGCTAGCAAATCTTTTATTATTTAAAATCATTAATTAACATATATATCTTAATCACGTTAGATAATTCCGTAGGTTTTATTTAAAGAAATAATATATAATAATTTCAATTTGATAAATGAATGGTTCATAATGGACATACTATATATTATAACATTTCCTAACAATTTAGTTTTGGACTAACAAAATTTTCAATTGATTCTCAAGCCGCCACTTAAGCAAAATTAGCATTTCAATTATATGACAACTCATCATGACATTTTTTTAGTTAGTACAAACTACATGTTATAATTTTTTAAATGTTTCTCTATTAATATATATGGGATACATTTGAGAAATAAATCGTAAATACGAATTTGTAAATACGAATTTGTCTAAGAAGCTAGATGAAAATATTTTTTGTCTAAGAAGCTAGATGAAAATATTTTTAAAACTTGAATTATTTTCTTGATTTCCCTCATTATCATATCTTACATTTCAATTTCGATCAAAGAACCTAGGATTCCATTAATTTTGGTCTGTGTTCCCCTAAGAAACACAAGATCATTATCTAGCAGACTAGTTCGAAGAAGTACATATTAATAGAGATATGGCTTGAGTTTGATAAATTATTAATCTTCTATGATGTCAGAGTTATATTGTTTGTTTGTTCAATTATATAGAGATGGAAAAGGCAAGACACATGTGAAGGAGCAATTTTCCAATGAAAAGTCATCTGTTATTTGTCAAAATGTGAACATTTTTAAGTTTTTAGTTATGTGCTTCACCCGTCAGAATCCATTCTAACAATAATTGAGTGAAATATCTTAGATATTTTCGTCTATTCGAAATATGTTAGCTGGATAAATCATATGATTTGATATGTTTAGAAATCGCTTAACTCGTTTCTCCCACAAAGTTTACAAGACAAACTTGTATCAAGTTTCATATACACAAGTCTTAAAAACGATCTAAGCATCCGTTGCCATCTTATATACCTCAACTATACCATTGATACTTTGTATATGAATCATAAGAAAAGTAGATATTAAGTACAAAAGGTGCATTGGAAATCAATTTTCCCATGTCAGTTTTGTAGATGACTTTCGTTTATTCAAACCTTTCAATATGGCTCCATCCGGTGGATTAATATGAAACACAAATCTATAGGTTTTTCACCTGAAAAACTTTGGAGAAAAAATCACATACTAGTGAATATGGCAAACTGTTTTGATATGTTTTTTTGTATTATCATGTTTGAAGTTTTGAAACATTCAACAGTGGCTAGATTACTGTATAAAGGTTTTGTATTCATTTCTAACCAAACTCATAGCTATAATTTTTTTTTGTCAACACCCATAGCTATAATTAGCTAGAAACATCTAGAAATTTTCTTTTGTGTGTTATATTTTCTAACAGTATAAAAATGCTTATTATTTGTTTGTGATTTTGAATGTATGCTTCCACAAGACAAGCTCTCTTTTGGACCACTTGATTGATAAGTTGGTAACTTATAAAACGTGCAGAATTAAGAACAATATTATATTTTCAACTTCATAACTTACACACAAAAAAATCAATTGTTAGCGGCTGTAATTCAGTAATATTGGTCGGTGTGCACTTTAGTTATGAAAATAATCAGATAATTTACATATGCAGGCTTATTATCTTTTATCATATTTTGGCTAATTTTGACAATTTTAAAACATTATAAAATATTATAAAACTTTAGCAGCGACGTCAACAATCTATCATTATCAATACTTTATACATATCATTACTAATTATAGTAGCACTAGTTAGCAATTCTTTTGTTTAATATTTAAACATTAATTTGGTTAAATATTCAATAGAAAAAATTAAAGTTTTGTTAAATAATTTTATATTTAATTTAATAGATAACAATCAGTAATAAAGGAAAAAAACTATACTGTTAAAAGACTTCTTTTATGTGTGATGTTTTAAATGGACCATCCTTAGAAAATTGCTTACATTATTTTTTTTGTATTTTCATAACAATATCCTAGCAAGATATTTAATTATCTTTTTATTCCATCAAAATATTATTAATAATGGATAATTTCAAAAATATATTTATTCCATCAATATATAATTATAGTTGCATATAACCATTTATAATCTACTCAATAATAATAACATTTAATTATTCTAGAGTTAATACCTGCATATGATCTAATTAATAATAATAACAATTAACATTTATTATGCAAATAAAATAATGTTAGAATTTCACCATGCAAATAATAAAATCAAATCAAATATTAAAATCCTAACACTATTGTATTTTCATAATAAGTGTTATTATTATTAATTATGTTATACATTATACATGTATCAATATTTATATATATGTTGTGTTAACAAACATGTATCGATGAATAGTGTAGTGATGAATTTTTCATGCGTGATTTTTTCATTTGAACAATTCTTTAAATTTTTATCAATTTTTACATGAATTAATTATAATATTTATATTTTTAATTGAATAACAATAAATATTTTTTAAGAAAGTTCTAAAAAATATTTTTAAAATATTTTGGGAATCAGTTTAAATTTTATGTCCAAAAGTAATTAATTTTAATTTTAGTTATCATAAACTATAATTAGAAATTAAAATTTATTTTAGTTTTGATTTATATATGAAAATGTAAAATTATATAAAGTATTATAATTATATATTCTTTGATAATAACAATCTAAACTGATTAATTTTCAAAAATAAAATTTACAAAGATTTTGTTAGAAATATTCATTTCTATTTCAAATTAAAAGAAGATATTTTATCCAACTTAGTGTATTTCTCAAATATGATATTTACTACAAACATATTTTGAAGTACAATGTATTATAGTTTTTCTTAAAAGAAATTCTTTACAGTATCTCAAAAAATATATTTTCTACTATATAGATCCAATTTAATTTGCTTTCCTATAAATTTAAAATAAAAAGTATGTAAAATAATATTGTTACATAATAAAGTTTTCAAAATAATTTTTGTTACAAAATTACAAAATTTATAGTAATAATATATAAGCCACGTAAACATAGCTATTATAGAATTACATAATATATAACACTAAATTACGTTAAGTTATTGGTAAATTTTGCTATATAAATTAAAACATTTTAGTATATAAATAGAAAAAAATGAACGGTTGTGGATCTGGTTATCATTAAAAGTATATTAGTATAGGGATTTTGATAAATATTAAATTTTATAAGTTACATTTTAAAAATAATTAAAAGCATGGGCTTTTTTCGGTTATATAAAGCAAACCCAACCTACTTTTTCCTGACTTTAAGAGATTCGAAGCCGACAATTCCCCTGGACTCCGTTTGTCTTCTCTCTCTCTAGAACTCTCTTTTTCTCTCTCCCTCTCTCTTACCAATTTATCTAACCTCGTCTCTCTCTCTCATTCAAGTTTCTGGGATTTCTCTATTGTTTCGCTTGAGATTACGCATATCCGATCGTCGTAGATCAAACGTTGGATTCAGTAGGCAAAAAGTGAAAACAATCAAAGAAATCGCATGAATTTGTTTGGAGGCCTGATCTTTTCATCGTCATTGATTTCGAGCCACTTTACGACTTGTCTCCTCATCTTCATCCTTCACTTTTCTCCCCAGCTTCCTTGTTCTAATAGTAGTAATAATAATCTTAATAGTAATTCTAATCGTAATTGTTTGATCAATTGAAAATAAAAAAAAAATCATGGAGTCGAGGAAAAACTCTGATCGTCAAATGCGTAGAGGTATTTTCTTTCTTTCACCCTTTGTCGGTTATTCTGTTACTATTGTTATTTTTCTCATCAGGATTATGAACTGTGTAATTGGGTTCTGTAATAAAGATTTAAGTTTTTGTTTTGTTGATTTGTGCTGTCGGTAATTTGATTCCTTTGTGGTGTCTTTCTTATTTGGCTGTATTTGTCATGTGTGGGCTTAAATGAATTCGTTAGTTTTAGTTTTATTTTCTGGTCATGTTTTGACGATGGTTAGGTGTTACCTGTGTTTCCTAAAGACATGAAAACTTGGGAGAAGGAGAGAAGAATTGTCACAAGTGTTATTCTTTGGTTATTTTTTTTTTTTACTTTTATCGGAGTTGAACGGTTGTTGATTCATTTATATATATTATCACAGCTAATTGCTTTTCAGCTGGTGGGAGAATGAAGACAAGGTCACCTTCTGTGATAGTGATCGGAGGTGGTTTTGCTGGAATCTCAGCTGCTCGCACTCTTCAAGATGCTTCCTTTCAGGTTTGTGTATAGTGATCTTCTTATGAATCTCCTGGAGTGCTGTATTGCAGTTTATGATCATCATCACTTTCTCACGATTGTGCTGTGTTTTTGTAGGTTATGGTGCTGGAGTCTCGTGATAGGATTGGCGGACGAGTTCACACTGATTACTCCTTCGGTTTTCCTGTTGATCTTGGTGCTTCATGGTAAATGTCTTTCATCTTGTTGTTGGTTGATTTTTTTTTGGGTTACCCTTGCTAACTGCTGCAGCATCGTTTTGTCACAGGCTGCACGGAGTGTGCAAAGAGAATCCTCTGGCACCAGTGATTGGGAGACTAGGATTGCCCTTGTATCGTACTAGTGGTGACAACTCGGTCTTGTATGATCATGATCTTGAAAGGTATGTATAACAAATTGGATATGCCTAATCTTGATTCTCTGTTTCTTTTTGTTTCCTTATTCGCTTTTTTTTTTTTTGCAGCTATGCTCTGTTTGATATGGATGGCAATCAAGTTCCTCAAGAGTTGGTAACAAATGTTGGCATAACTTTTGAGCAGATTCTAGAAGAGGTATGTGTCCTTAACATTCATTTGCTTTTTTTTTTTTTTAATTATGATTGTTGTGTTAGTATTTATACTTGACTAGACTCTTCTTTCGCAAATGCAGATCAATAAAGTGAGGGATGAGCAGGACGCAGACATGTCAATATCTCAGGCTTTCTCAATTGTGTTTTCAAGGAAACCGGAGTTGAGGTTAGAGGGGCTTGCACACAATGTACTCCAGTGGTACTTATGCCGCATGGAAGGCTGGTTTGCAGCCGATGCTGACACCATCTCTGCAAAGTGTTGGGACCAGGAGGAGTTGCTTCCTGGTGGACACGGTCTTATGGTCAGAGGTTACCGTCCTGTCATCAATACTTTAGCCAAAGGGATTGACATTCGACTAGGCCATAGGTAAGCTTCAAGTGTTTTGGCATTTGTTTAGGGCTTTATTAGTTAGTCAATGTTCAGAAAATCTTGTGGTAACTAGCCTCTTTACATTAGATATTTTAGTTTTTGGGTTTAATTATAAAATTATTTCGATGAACTAAAAAAATATTATATATACAAAAAAAAACTAGACAAGTTTGTGGATTTGCACTGATATTATTGCTCAATTTAATTCGATTTATCCAGTTTGAAATGGTTTAAACTGATTTGAGTTGCATAAATCAGATTTTTAAAATATTGTTTCGGCTAAGTCCAATTTTTAGAAC
Proteins encoded in this window:
- the LOC106337838 gene encoding uncharacterized protein At3g43530-like; amino-acid sequence: MIQTKCSVKDTFDVIKKLKEEVKWFTSHPQFRHFFHMPSEKYLKLQAMWMLLMRTIRTEEEEDVAWFTVNGVPIRYSMREHALISGLDCHEYLRKYLKLEGTKFVDYYFGGLKKITITDVEQKLLSMKTACKALFFLGRVIRGQAKDSGPVDPFILRIVEDLDVCRTFPWGRLTFEDAIKNIKHMMELLKGEVHPACGFPGFIIPLEKKRFRLSADSPCEDCPRMCKSRFTKSSRKGYPLEDIYAALGKTKVINSVLVPTLGEETLLARIIDEEPECNPEGSASDT